From a single Osmerus mordax isolate fOsmMor3 chromosome 14, fOsmMor3.pri, whole genome shotgun sequence genomic region:
- the camsap1a gene encoding calmodulin-regulated spectrin-associated protein 1a, whose product MDVDVCAGGDSTRRKVDSAGEGGAMEIVPLEMYDSARAKIDANLRWLFAKAYGIDHVPQDLRDPFYTDQYDQEHIKPPVIRLLLSGELYCRVCGLVLKGEQAATLHTHQSVIQALARKGIYVLESDNTPVSNADLSSAPIKMSAHIPLIDALMMAYTVEMISIERVVTSVKRFSTFSASKELPFDLEDAIVFWINKVNMKMREITDKEMKMKQHLLESPSHQKPDIMHALAHCLLEPVEFSRVVRYRRDHLTGRTLQHFPLLDDLMKDVCDGAALLAVVHFYCPELMKLEDICLKEVPSIADSLYNIQLLREFSNEYLNRAYYLRPEDMLYAPPVLKGNVMVFIAELFWWFETIKPDFVQPRDLQEIKDVRSLLQPKSSRPHVPISNATRRSFLVTPDSPILIATSSSSPDICNSNSKASPSSSPSHSLLPLRQRQQQMQEDDLLGQRTRSNSLTRVDGQPVTQVQGSVLAWPERRQRPLSQPVPYALHFSAEGEGDTVSLARSISKDSLASNILSVTPKHSLGGPHLPPAPSRFNGQGFLMGHVRIEDEEVDVEEEELVAIIHPEALARRRAPDIEMEQDDLEVQTMTSRGISKARSPRPSPNPGLGLSLGLVPGPDQPPALSPDPQTDCFYLEPLMPAVLKPAKEKSVSLNKEEESGESRSRAASFRRTTEASVTSRRGLALEPDLNHTFTPIPGAMPGSTPGFAPLRPPTEGAVGPSTAAEAATARERSCGFFLHLSEPGDEGEQGGPASLPGQAQLRHSPYPSWEAAGRDTDSELAELEDEEEEEDEEQTELAKELLRSVRGKCLGEGGGEEEDKEEAGEGESAKLREDMKVREHDDKEGGSGRSSPCLSTTSWASSASGSASVRMTSFAERKLQKVSFPDGCSSTSSSQKTTPDGSESAPFPLGGSWRLGRLGKDGPGLGKEGLASGVGAVASELVQLHMQLEEQRRAIEHQKKKMETLSARQRLKLGKAAFLNIVKKGKSDTLPQPLKHPQDPQEQGKTPASRDDSCLGAFRGQGPGKGQGPEGQQDRDNRTSVGDPQDEIQGTEPDLGDCSRSIEMLNEAISSIQQQMMQMSLQQDLLMKQSLQSPPGAPPGGPPAPAAAPPSVPTPPAIPTLPSASTPPPDSRARPAVHFVEIAASNPPPTRRPPKLSSVRVARTTKPSVLKVSKENGRAGSKTNTPASVVSTDPEAYAPRGGEQGRERRGESFVMFGEPPEEQGRERRGESFVMFGEPPEEQGRERRGESFVMFGEPPRSLERGNLRNTTFRVQAEEKEPGSRGGLCRTPNLPSSDPSSMGGSTTHPPCLEEGLEGRGRSDSGGSQEEHADGMEGLKGKGHLIEVDLSEVKDPSEGGGSDTQDMSADGETKSGLGFFFKDEEKAEDEMAKRRAAFLLKQQRKAEETRLRKLQLEVDSELKRDEARRKAEEDRVRKEEEKARRELIKQEYLRRKQQELLEEQGLVKPRPRAKPRNTRPKSLHRGESCSEAFSKRSTTPDNLSCGLGSTLSLATETESVTSGGAGSQRAGSVGSVESFPMLSRNSSRNMERDWENGSTASSITSTAEYNGPKLFKEPSSKSNKPLITNAIAHCCLAGKVNEGQKNVILEELEKCESNHLMILFRDGGCQFRAIYSFSPETEEIAKFTGTGPRTIGRKMIDKLYKYSSDRKQFTVIPAKTVSVSVDALTIHNHLWQAKRSGGSRKK is encoded by the exons ATGGATGTGGACGTATGTGCTGGTGGGGACAGCACCCGGAGGAAAGTGGATTCAGCAGGTGAAGGAGGCGCTATGGAGATCGTACCGCTGGAGATGTACGACTCTGCAAGGGCGAAAATTGATGCGAATCTCCGCTGGCTGTTCGCCAAAGCTTACGGTATAG acCACGTCCCCCAGGACCTCCGGGACCCCTTCTACACGGACCAGTACGACCAGGAGCACATCAAGCCCCCGGTGATCCGCCTGCTCCTCTCCGGGGAGCTTTACTGCCGGGTGTGCGGCCTGGTCCTGAAGGGCGAGCAGGCGGCCACGCTGCACACGCACCAGTCGGTCATCCAGGCGCTGGCCAGGAAGGGGATCTACGTCCTGGAGAGCGACAACACGCCCGTCTCCAACGCCGACCTCAGCTCCGCCCCCATCAAGatg agcgcCCACATCCCCCTAATAGATGCCCTGATGATGGCCTACACGGTGGAGATGATCAGCATCGAGAGGGTGGTGACCAGCGTCAAACGCTTCTCCACCTTCAGCGCCTCCAAGGAGCTGCCCTTTGACCTGGAGGATGCCATCGTCTTCTGGAtcaacaag GTGAACATGAAGATGAGGGAGATCACAGACAAGGAGATGAAGATGAAGCAGCACCTGCTGGAGTCTCCGAGCCACCAGAAG CCTGATATCATGCATGCGCTGGCCCATTGCTTGTTGGAGCCAGTGGAGTTCTCTCGCGTG gtgcgtTACCGTAGAGACCACCTCACAGGCCGAACGCTGCAGCACTTCCCCCTGCTGGACGACCTCATGAAGGACGTGTGTGACGGCGCCGCCCTTCTGGCCGTGGTGCACTTCTACTGCCCCGAGCTCATGAAGCTGGAGG ACATCTGTCTGAAGGAGGTCCCCTCCATAGCTGACAGCCTCTACAACATCCAGCTGCTCAGAGAGTTCTCCAACGAGTACCTGAACCGAGCCTACTACCTGAGGCCAGAAGACATGCTCTACGCCCCGCCAGTACTGAAg GGGAATGTGATGGTGTTCATTGCTGAACTCTTCTGGTGGTTCGAAACAATCAAGCCAGACTTTGTCCAGCCCAGGGACTTGCAGGAAATCAAAGATG TGCGTTCCCTGCTGCAGCCGAAGAGTTCCCGCCCCCACGTCCCCATCTCGAACGCCACCAGACGCAGCTTCCTGGTCACGCCTGACTCCCCTATCCTTATCGCCACGTCATCCTCCAGTCCAGACATCTGCAACA GTAACAGCAAAGCCAGCCCATCATCCAGCCCCTCACACTCGTTACTTCCCCTGAGGCAGAGACAGCAGCAGATGCAGGAGGACGACCTCTTAG GCCAGAGGACCAGGTCGAACTCTCTGACACGAGTGGATGGTCAACCTGTGACTCAGGTTCAGGGGTCAGTGTTGGCCTggccagagaggagacagag ACCCCTGTCCCAGCCAGTCCCCTATGCCCTTCACTTCTCCgcggagggtgagggggacacTGTGAGCCTGGCTCGCTCCATCAGCAAGGACAGCCTGGCCTCCAACATCCTCAGCGTGACCCCCAAGCACTCGCTGGGAGGCCCCcacctgccccccgcccccagcaGGTTCAACGGTCAGGGCTTTCTCATGGGCCACGTCCGCAtcgaggatgaggaggtggatgtggaggaggaggagctggtggccATCATTCACCCCGAGGCCCTGGCCCGCCGCCGGGCCCCGGACATCGAGATGGAGCAGGATGACCTGGAGGTCCAAACTATGACCAGCAGGGGAATCTCCAAGGCCCGTTCCCCTCGCCCCAGCCCAAACCCCGGTTTGGGCCTGAGCCTGGGCCTGGTCCCGGGCCCAGaccagcctcctgctctctcccctgaccCCCAGACAGACTGCTTCTACCTGGAGCCCCTGATGCCGGCGGTTCTGAAGCCGGCCAAGGAGAAGAGCGTGAGCCtgaacaaggaggaggagagtggggagagcCGCTCCAGAGCTGCCAGCTTCAGGAGAACTACGGAGGCCTCCGTCACCTCCAGGAGAGGCCTCGCCTTGGAGCCCGATCTCAACCATACCTTCACCCCCATTCCAGGAGCCATGCCCGGGTCTACGCCCGGCTTCGCCCCCCTCAGACCCCCCACGGAGGGCGCCGTGGGGCCTTCCACGGCGGCGGAGGCGGCCACGGCCCGGGAGCGGTCCTGTGGGTTCTTCCTCCACCTGTCCGAGCCCGGGGAcgaaggggagcagggggggccgGCCTCGCTCCCGGGCCAGGCGCAGCTCCGCCACAGCCCCTACCCCTCCTGGGAGGCGGCGGGGCGCGACACGGACTCGGAGCTGGCCgagctggaggacgaggaggaggaggaggacgaggagcagACGGAGCTGGCCAAGGAGCTGCTGAGGAGCGTGAGGGGGAAGTGCCTGGGCGAGGgcggcggggaggaggaggacaaggaggaggcgggggagggtgAGTCAGCCAAGCTGCGGGAGGACATGAAGGTGCGCGAGCACGACGACAAGGAGGGCGGCAGCGGCCGCTCCAGCCCGTGTCTCAGCACCACCTCGTGGGCCAGCAGTGCCAGCGGGAGCGCCTCCGTCCGGATGACCAGCTTCGCCGAGAGAAAGCTCCAGAAGGTCAGCTTCCCCGACGGCTGCTCCAGCACCAGCAGCTCCCAGAAGACCACGCCCGACGGCTCTGAAAGCGCCCCCTTCCCCCTGGGAGGCTCCTGGCGCCTGGGGCGGCTGGGGAAGGACGGGCCCGGGCTGGGGAAGGAGGGTCTGGCGTCCGGGGTGGGGGCGGTGGCGTCGGAGCTGGTGCAGCTCCACatgcagctggaggagcagcgACGCGCCATCGAGCaccagaagaagaagatggagacCTTGTCCGCGCGGCAACGCCTCAAGCTGGGGAAGGCCGCCTTCCTGAACATCGTGAAGAAAGGCAAGAGTGACACCTTGCCCCAGCCCCTCAAACACCCCCAGGACCCCCAGGAGCAGGGCAAGACTCCGGCCAGTCGAGATGACTCCTGCCTGGGGGCCTTCAGGGGCCAGGGCCCAGGGAAGGGCCAGGGGCCGGAGGGTCAGCAGGACAGGGACAACAGGACCAGCGTTGGTGACCCTCAGGATGAGATCCAGGGGACCGAGCCAGACCTGGGGGACTGCAGCCGCTCCATCGAGATGCTGAACGAAGCCATCAGCTCCATCCAGCAGCAGATGATGCAGATGTCGCTCCAGCAGGACTTGTTGATGAAGCAGagcctccagtccccccccGGAGCCCCCCCAGGAGGGCCCCCGGCCCCAGCCGCCGCCCCTCCCTCAGTCCCCACCCCTCCCGCcatccccaccctgccctcggcctccactcctcccccagacTCCAGGGCCCGTCCAGCGGTCCACTTTGTGGAGATCGCTGCCTCGAACCCGCCACCGACTCGCAGACCCCCCAAGCTGAGCTCTGTCCGTGTGGCCCGGACCACCAAACCCTCCGTGCTCAAAGTGAGCAAGGAGAACGGCCGTGCGGGGTCCAAGACCAACACCCCCGCCTCCGTGGTGAGCACAGACCCAGAGGCGTACGCCCCCCGGggcggggagcaggggagggagaggaggggggagagcttTGTGATGTTCGGGGAGCCCcccgaggagcaggggagggagaggaggggggagagcttTGTGATGTTCGGGGAGCCCcccgaggagcaggggagggagaggaggggggagagcttTGTGATGTTCGGGGAGCCCCCCAGGTCATTGGAGAGAGGGAACCTCAGGAACACCACCTTCAGAGTTCAGGCGGAGGAGAAAGAGCCCGGCTCCAGAGGGGGCCTGTGTCGGACCCCCAACTTGCCCAGCTCGGACCCCTCATCCATGGGAGGAAgcaccacccaccctccctgtctGGAGGAAggcctggaggggagagggaggagcgacTCGGGCGGATCGCAGGAGGAGCATGCGGACGGAATGGAAGGGCTAAAGGGTAAAGGTCACCTGATTGAGGTGGACCTATCAGAGGTGAAGGACCCCTCGGAGGGAGGCgggtcagacacacaggacatgTCCGCTGACGGGGAAACCAAGTCGGGCCTGGGATTCTTCTTCAAG gacGAGGAGAAGGCGGAGGACGAGATGGCGAAGCGGCGAGCTGCCTTCCTGCTCAAGCAGCAGAGGAAGGCCGAGGAGACGCGGCTACGCAAGCTGCAGCTGGAGGTTGACAGCGAGCTCAAACGGGATgaggccag acgcAAGGCGGAGGAGGACCgcgtgaggaaggaggaggagaaggcccgCAGGGAGCTGATCAAGCAGGAGTACCTGAGGAGGAAGCAGcaggagctgctggaggagcagggtctGGTCAAGCCCAGGCCCAGGGCCAAGCCCCGCAACACCCGGCCCAAGTCCCTGCACCGGGGAGAGTCCTGCTCTGAAGCCTTCTCCAAGCGCTCCACTACCC CTGACAACCTGAGCTGTGGTTTGGGCTCCACCCTGTCTCTGGCCACTGAGACTGAGAGTGTCACCTCCGGTGGAGCTGGGTCACAGag ggcgggCTCGGTGGGCTCTGTGGAGTCCTTCCCTATGCTTAGCAGGAACTCCAGCAGGAacatggagagagactgggagaacgGATCTACTGCATCCTCCATCACATCCACTGCAGAGTACAACG GTCCCAAACTATTTAAGGAGCCCAGCTCCAAGTCCAACAAGCCCCTCATCACCAACGCCATCGcccactgctgcctggctggcaaGGTGAACGAGGGCCAGAAGAACGTCATCCTGGAG GAGCTGGAGAAGTGCGAGTCTAACCACCTGATGATCCTGTTCCGCGACGGTGGGTGCCAGTTCCGGGCCATCTACTCCTTCTCCCCGGAGACGGAGGAGATCGCCAAGTTTACCGGCACCGGCCCTCGGACCATCGGCCGCAAGATGATCGACAAGCTGTACAAGTACAGCTCGGACAGGAAGCAGTTTACCGTCATCCCTGCCAAGACGGTGTCGGTCAGCGTGGATGCCCTGACCATCCATAACCACCTCTGGCAGGCCAAGAGGTCGGGAGGGTCACGTAAAAAGTGA